A region from the Streptomyces tsukubensis genome encodes:
- a CDS encoding ATP/GTP-binding protein, with product MPAQPPAPGPAEDRARPAVPPPAAPAVPAVPGHAPVTRPAVADWLRTPRPPAAPGIWRPGHVPRPDEAPDLVPGRQLLSGALIAFLVGWLLWSLLWNGFLEGWWIFIDNWWLLPLKWLTPNEWTSPRSGNFGVFVALTNVYYGILLCLISVGMGRVGNWAEVWRRYGAPLWPLFVLIQSVWFDLRDIGEAFSPPRSWPVYASNVHYLLLALAVVAVVTRAGTWPVARRLPRRAEAGRPPAATGPESDPTTWPELRAAGLGDAAESLARAVHGGTLGDVDYARIRRAWQGVSARPDRLAAFTGAVRDHGPAACAHPSGVRDLPVRSALHDLATGQVRIGTAVDNERNPYARRTTGVALDPALLGTSLLAVGPSGSGKSVRLMRPVVESLCLHALANRAAVVAVTAYGSGLAPDDAFDLVIAVGRPGATHDLDLYGGSDDPDEAARTLAEALVGDLAATLPGGDGRRAATALAQLIGPYRSVHGRFPAVPELRELLSGSPAASGALRTALEARGGPEAAAQLRELDARERQSARADDIGVLLAERIAFLDRPAFAGSFRTDGSGRQFSLRAVEHPLRVRIDLPERGHAEASRIVARLVLAQFTEAAPARSDRSLFAALVLDDAAYTVTADSVRAVQRLRSANAGVVLALRTLEDVPEPLRGPLLGAVGCRMAFSGLAPWDGNRFAEAWGTEWVQTRDVTNRQIISDEPLTKALHMMRRLVTGRAATAEAVTVREVERARWSASDLAHQVPAGHAVLSLTTVGGDHTPPLLVDLRT from the coding sequence ATGCCCGCGCAGCCCCCCGCACCCGGCCCTGCGGAGGACCGGGCCCGCCCTGCCGTGCCCCCTCCCGCTGCCCCTGCCGTCCCCGCGGTTCCGGGGCACGCCCCCGTCACCCGCCCGGCCGTCGCCGACTGGCTGCGCACCCCCCGCCCCCCGGCGGCCCCCGGCATCTGGCGCCCGGGCCATGTCCCCCGCCCGGACGAGGCCCCCGACCTGGTCCCCGGCCGCCAGCTTCTCAGCGGGGCGCTGATCGCGTTCCTGGTGGGGTGGCTGCTGTGGTCGCTGCTGTGGAACGGGTTCCTGGAGGGGTGGTGGATCTTCATCGACAACTGGTGGCTGCTGCCGTTGAAGTGGCTGACCCCCAATGAATGGACCAGCCCACGGTCCGGGAACTTCGGCGTCTTCGTCGCCCTGACCAACGTCTACTACGGCATCCTGCTGTGCCTCATCTCCGTCGGTATGGGCCGGGTGGGGAACTGGGCCGAGGTCTGGCGCCGCTACGGAGCACCCCTGTGGCCTCTGTTCGTCCTCATTCAGAGCGTGTGGTTCGACCTGCGTGACATCGGCGAGGCATTCTCGCCGCCGCGGTCCTGGCCCGTTTATGCGTCCAACGTTCACTACCTGCTGCTCGCGCTGGCCGTTGTCGCGGTGGTCACCAGGGCCGGGACCTGGCCGGTCGCCCGGCGTCTGCCCCGCCGGGCGGAGGCCGGGCGACCGCCGGCCGCCACCGGGCCGGAATCGGACCCCACCACCTGGCCCGAACTCCGCGCCGCCGGTCTCGGTGACGCCGCCGAGAGCCTGGCCCGGGCGGTCCACGGCGGCACCCTCGGTGATGTCGACTACGCGCGGATCCGCCGCGCCTGGCAGGGGGTGAGCGCCCGTCCCGACCGGCTCGCGGCCTTCACCGGCGCCGTCCGCGACCACGGCCCCGCCGCCTGCGCACACCCCTCCGGCGTCCGGGACCTCCCGGTCCGCAGCGCCCTGCACGACCTCGCCACCGGGCAGGTGCGGATCGGCACGGCGGTCGACAACGAACGCAATCCCTACGCCCGCCGGACCACCGGCGTCGCCCTCGACCCCGCCCTCCTCGGCACCTCCCTGCTCGCCGTCGGCCCCTCCGGCTCCGGCAAGAGCGTCCGGCTGATGCGGCCGGTCGTCGAGTCGCTCTGTCTGCACGCCCTCGCCAACCGCGCGGCCGTCGTCGCCGTCACCGCGTACGGCTCCGGGCTCGCCCCGGACGACGCCTTCGACCTGGTGATCGCCGTGGGCCGCCCCGGGGCGACCCACGACCTCGACCTGTACGGCGGCTCCGACGACCCCGACGAGGCGGCCCGTACCCTCGCCGAAGCACTCGTGGGCGACCTCGCCGCCACCCTCCCCGGCGGTGACGGCAGGCGGGCCGCGACCGCGCTGGCCCAGCTGATCGGCCCGTACCGCAGTGTCCACGGCCGCTTCCCGGCCGTCCCGGAGCTCCGGGAGCTGCTGAGCGGCTCACCCGCCGCGTCCGGCGCCCTGCGCACGGCCCTGGAGGCGCGGGGCGGCCCAGAGGCCGCTGCCCAGCTGCGGGAGCTGGACGCCCGGGAGCGGCAGTCGGCGCGCGCCGACGACATCGGCGTGCTCCTCGCCGAGCGGATCGCGTTCCTGGACCGGCCCGCGTTCGCCGGTTCCTTCCGTACCGACGGCAGCGGACGCCAGTTCTCGCTGCGCGCCGTCGAGCATCCGCTGCGGGTCCGGATCGACCTGCCCGAGCGCGGCCACGCCGAAGCGTCCCGGATCGTGGCCCGGCTGGTGCTCGCCCAGTTCACGGAGGCTGCCCCGGCCCGGTCCGACCGGTCCCTGTTCGCCGCGCTGGTCCTGGACGACGCCGCGTACACCGTCACCGCGGACTCCGTCCGGGCCGTCCAGCGGCTGCGCTCCGCCAACGCGGGGGTCGTGCTCGCGCTGCGCACCCTGGAGGACGTCCCGGAGCCGCTGCGCGGGCCGCTGCTCGGCGCGGTGGGCTGCCGGATGGCGTTCTCGGGGCTCGCGCCGTGGGACGGCAACCGGTTCGCCGAGGCCTGGGGCACCGAGTGGGTACAGACCCGGGACGTCACCAACCGGCAGATCATCTCCGACGAGCCGCTGACCAAGGCCCTGCACATGATGCGCCGCCTGGTCACCGGGCGGGCGGCGACCGCGGAGGCGGTCACCGTCCGCGAGGTGGAGCGGGCCCGCTGGTCCGCCTCCGATCTGGCGCACCAGGTTCCCGCCGGGCATGCGGTGCTCTCGCTGACGACGGTCGGGGGCGACCATACGCCGCCGCTGCTGGTGGATCTCCGGACCTGA
- a CDS encoding PucR family transcriptional regulator: protein MPLTLAALVQHSALKLTVRAGEDELDREVRWAHVSELADPVPYLEGGELLLVTAIRLDVHDPEAMRRYVRRLTEAGVVGLGFAVGVHHDAVPDALLEAAREADFPLLEVPRKTPFLAIGKVVSAAIAADQYRAVTAGFAAQRELTRAALAGGPGAVLARLAGYVDGWAALYDTSGAVVAAAPDWAARRAALHSADAERLRERPAPASVVVADTGTGNDRVELQSLGTGRRVRGVLAVGTGAPLGTAERYAVHAAIALLTLATERTRSLRHAERRIGAAVLRMLLAGHPDDARSVAGDLYDTLLDAPFRVLVAEPADPAAPDADEVLGNLAESLESAASRAGEPVIAVREPAGRLVVLAADGGAALESCAGTHPDQPAQPAQAGVSPGDGGEPPLHLGLSAATPAGPGPAAAPAALRQAEQALSVARRRGLAVVEHGELVAGSVLPLLADDAVRAFADGLLRPLYEHDATGRGDLVASLRAWLSRHGQWDAAAADLGVHRHTLRYRMRRVEEILGRSLDDPDVRMELWLALKTTEPPPRA from the coding sequence ATGCCCCTCACGCTCGCCGCGCTGGTCCAGCACTCCGCGCTCAAGCTCACCGTCCGGGCGGGCGAGGACGAGCTGGACCGGGAGGTGCGGTGGGCGCACGTCAGCGAGCTGGCCGATCCCGTGCCGTATCTGGAGGGCGGGGAGCTGCTGCTCGTCACCGCGATCAGGCTCGACGTGCACGACCCCGAAGCCATGCGGCGCTATGTCCGCCGGCTGACGGAAGCCGGGGTCGTCGGGCTCGGATTCGCCGTCGGCGTCCACCACGACGCCGTACCGGACGCGCTGCTGGAAGCGGCGAGGGAAGCGGACTTTCCGCTGCTCGAAGTGCCCCGGAAGACACCGTTCCTCGCCATCGGCAAGGTGGTCTCGGCAGCCATCGCGGCCGATCAGTACCGTGCGGTGACCGCGGGCTTTGCGGCCCAGCGGGAGCTGACCCGCGCCGCGCTCGCGGGCGGCCCCGGTGCGGTCCTCGCCCGGCTCGCCGGCTACGTCGACGGCTGGGCGGCGCTCTACGACACCTCCGGCGCCGTCGTCGCCGCCGCACCCGACTGGGCGGCCCGGCGGGCGGCCCTGCACTCCGCCGACGCCGAACGGCTCCGGGAGCGGCCCGCGCCCGCCAGCGTCGTCGTCGCCGACACCGGCACCGGGAACGACCGCGTCGAACTCCAGTCCCTGGGCACCGGACGCCGGGTCCGCGGTGTGCTGGCGGTGGGGACCGGCGCACCCCTCGGTACGGCCGAGCGGTACGCCGTCCATGCCGCCATCGCCCTGCTCACCCTCGCCACCGAACGGACCCGCTCCCTCCGGCACGCCGAGCGGCGGATCGGCGCTGCCGTGCTGCGGATGCTGCTGGCCGGGCACCCGGACGACGCCCGCTCGGTCGCCGGAGACCTGTACGACACCCTCCTCGACGCCCCCTTCCGGGTGCTCGTCGCCGAACCCGCCGACCCCGCGGCGCCGGACGCCGACGAGGTCCTCGGGAATCTGGCCGAGTCGCTGGAGTCCGCCGCATCGCGGGCGGGCGAGCCCGTCATCGCCGTACGGGAACCGGCCGGCCGGCTGGTGGTGCTGGCCGCCGACGGGGGAGCGGCCCTGGAGTCCTGCGCTGGTACGCACCCGGACCAGCCCGCGCAGCCCGCGCAGGCCGGGGTATCCCCCGGCGACGGTGGAGAGCCGCCGCTGCACCTCGGGCTCTCCGCCGCCACCCCGGCCGGTCCGGGCCCCGCCGCCGCGCCCGCCGCCCTCCGCCAGGCCGAACAGGCGCTGTCCGTCGCCCGGCGCCGGGGCCTGGCCGTCGTCGAACACGGCGAACTGGTCGCGGGCTCCGTCCTGCCCCTCCTCGCGGACGATGCGGTACGGGCCTTCGCCGACGGGCTGCTGCGGCCCCTGTACGAGCACGATGCCACCGGCCGCGGCGATCTCGTGGCGTCCCTGAGGGCCTGGCTCTCCCGCCACGGACAGTGGGACGCGGCGGCGGCGGACCTCGGAGTGCACCGCCATACGCTCCGCTACCGGATGCGGCGCGTGGAGGAGATCCTCGGCCGCTCCCTGGACGATCCCGACGTCCGGATGGAGCTCTGGCTCGCCCTGAAGACAACGGAACCCCCGCCCCGCGCCTGA
- a CDS encoding EamA family transporter: MTRPAPAASLPAAGTEPALPAGTDSTGTAPTGRRITGAVWGALAIVYVVWGSTYLGIAITVETLPPFLSAGARFALAGVLLGAIVAWRQGPAALKVTRAQLGSAVLVGLLLLLGGNSLVVLAETAIPSGLAALLVAIVPAWVVVLRRASGERPGGRAYAGVAIGLAGLAVLTLPGLSGDVRLWGVLIVIAATVSWSVGSFFSSRIPMPGNPFTASAYEMVAGGIGCALVGLGRGEHVGFSVDEVSTRSWLALAYLVLFGSLVAFTAYAWLLHSAPLSLVATYAYVNPVVAVFLGAVFLSEPVTWPILLGGGIVVAAVCLIVSTERRR; this comes from the coding sequence ATGACCCGACCCGCCCCCGCCGCGAGCCTGCCCGCCGCCGGTACCGAACCGGCCCTCCCCGCAGGCACCGACTCCACGGGCACCGCCCCCACCGGACGCCGGATCACCGGCGCCGTCTGGGGCGCCCTCGCCATCGTTTACGTCGTCTGGGGCTCGACCTACCTCGGCATAGCCATCACCGTCGAGACCCTGCCGCCGTTCCTCTCGGCCGGAGCCCGGTTCGCGCTCGCCGGAGTGCTCCTCGGAGCGATCGTCGCCTGGCGGCAGGGCCCCGCCGCCCTCAAGGTCACCCGGGCGCAGCTCGGCTCCGCCGTACTCGTCGGACTGCTGCTCCTGCTCGGCGGCAACAGCCTCGTCGTCCTCGCCGAGACCGCCATCCCCTCCGGGCTCGCCGCGCTCCTCGTCGCCATCGTGCCCGCCTGGGTCGTCGTGCTCCGCCGCGCCTCCGGCGAGCGGCCGGGCGGCCGGGCGTACGCCGGTGTCGCCATCGGCCTCGCCGGGCTCGCGGTCCTCACCCTGCCCGGACTCAGCGGCGACGTCCGCCTCTGGGGCGTACTGATCGTGATCGCGGCCACCGTGAGCTGGTCCGTGGGCTCCTTCTTCTCCTCCCGGATACCGATGCCGGGCAACCCCTTCACCGCCAGCGCGTACGAGATGGTCGCGGGCGGCATCGGCTGCGCCCTGGTGGGGCTCGGCCGCGGCGAGCACGTCGGCTTCTCGGTCGACGAGGTCTCCACCCGTTCCTGGCTGGCCCTCGCCTACCTGGTGCTCTTCGGCTCGCTGGTGGCGTTCACCGCCTACGCCTGGCTGCTGCACTCCGCGCCGCTGTCGCTGGTCGCCACCTATGCGTACGTCAACCCGGTCGTCGCGGTCTTCCTCGGCGCCGTGTTCCTCAGTGAGCCCGTCACCTGGCCGATCCTCCTCGGCGGCGGGATCGTGGTCGCCGCGGTCTGTCTGATCGTGAGCACCGAACGCCGCCGCTGA
- a CDS encoding aldehyde dehydrogenase family protein, whose amino-acid sequence MTSTHAFWLAGRQATGETSFDVTNSWDGRLVGTVSVPTEEQVEEAVAAAYAVRDEFAATPAHVRAAALDHVSRRLAERTEEIAQLISAENGKPIKWARGEVGRAVSVFRFAAEEARRFNGGDAQRLDTDAGGTGRLALTRRVPRGVVLGIAPFNFPLNLSAHKVAPAIAVGAPIILKPAPATPISSLVLGELLAETDLPAGSWSVLTVPNERMPALVQDERLPVISFTGSGPVGYAIMDSVPRKHTTLELGGNGAAVVLADWSSEADLDWAASRIATFSNYQGGQSCISVQRVIADASVYDRLLPKIVAAVEAQVTGDPSDAATDVGPLVSEDAARRVESWVDEAVAAGAALLAGGKRDGATYAPTVLADVPAGTTISCEEVFGPVLTVTRVDGEEAAFAAVNDSKYGLQAGVFTHDVRTAFRAHRALEVGGVIVGDVPSYRADQMPYGGAKQSGVGREGVAYAMDDYTYERVLVLTGLAL is encoded by the coding sequence ATGACCTCCACCCACGCCTTCTGGCTCGCCGGCCGCCAGGCCACCGGTGAGACCTCGTTCGACGTCACCAACTCGTGGGACGGACGGCTCGTCGGCACGGTCTCCGTACCGACCGAGGAGCAGGTCGAGGAGGCCGTCGCCGCCGCCTACGCCGTACGGGACGAATTCGCCGCGACCCCCGCCCATGTCCGGGCCGCCGCCCTCGACCACGTCTCGCGCCGGCTCGCCGAGCGCACCGAGGAGATCGCGCAGCTCATCTCCGCCGAGAACGGCAAGCCCATCAAGTGGGCCCGCGGCGAGGTCGGCCGCGCCGTGTCCGTGTTCCGGTTCGCCGCCGAGGAGGCCCGCCGCTTCAACGGCGGCGACGCCCAGCGGCTGGACACCGACGCCGGAGGCACGGGCCGGCTCGCGCTCACCCGCCGGGTGCCGCGCGGCGTCGTCCTCGGCATCGCGCCGTTCAACTTCCCGCTGAACCTCAGCGCCCACAAGGTCGCCCCGGCCATCGCCGTCGGCGCGCCGATCATCCTCAAGCCCGCCCCGGCGACCCCGATCTCCTCGCTGGTCCTGGGCGAGCTGCTGGCCGAGACCGACCTCCCGGCCGGTTCCTGGTCCGTGCTGACCGTCCCCAACGAGCGGATGCCCGCCCTGGTCCAGGACGAGCGGCTGCCCGTGATCTCCTTCACCGGCTCCGGCCCCGTCGGGTACGCGATCATGGACTCGGTGCCGCGTAAGCACACCACCCTGGAGCTGGGCGGCAACGGCGCCGCCGTCGTCCTCGCCGACTGGTCATCCGAGGCCGATCTGGACTGGGCCGCGAGCCGGATCGCGACCTTCTCCAACTACCAGGGCGGCCAGTCCTGCATCTCCGTCCAGCGGGTGATCGCCGACGCCTCCGTCTACGACCGGCTGCTGCCGAAGATCGTCGCGGCCGTCGAGGCCCAGGTCACCGGCGACCCGTCGGACGCCGCCACCGATGTCGGCCCGCTGGTCAGCGAGGACGCCGCCCGCCGGGTGGAGTCCTGGGTCGACGAGGCCGTCGCCGCGGGCGCCGCCCTGCTGGCGGGCGGCAAGCGCGACGGCGCCACCTATGCGCCGACCGTGCTCGCCGACGTCCCGGCCGGGACCACGATCTCCTGCGAGGAGGTCTTCGGCCCGGTGCTCACCGTCACCCGGGTGGACGGCGAGGAAGCCGCCTTCGCGGCCGTCAACGACTCCAAGTACGGTCTGCAGGCGGGCGTCTTCACCCACGACGTCCGGACCGCGTTCCGCGCCCACCGCGCCCTGGAGGTCGGCGGCGTGATCGTCGGCGACGTACCCTCCTACCGTGCGGACCAGATGCCGTACGGCGGCGCCAAGCAGTCCGGCGTCGGCCGTGAGGGCGTCGCGTACGCCATGGACGACTACACCTACGAGCGGGTGCTGGTCCTCACGGGCCTGGCCCTCTGA
- a CDS encoding acyl-CoA dehydrogenase family protein, translated as MTAPLEKDRPPRVTEREARQVAEAAREQDWRKPSFAKELFLGRFRLDLIHPHPLPAGEDVRRGEEFLSRLRAFCESSVDGARIEREDRIPDEVIDGLRELGALGMKIDPKYGGLGLTQVYYNKALALVGSASPAIGALLSAHQSIGVPQPLKLFGTQEQKDAFLPRLARHDISAFLLTEPDVGSDPARLATTALPDGDAYVLDGVKLWTTNGVVADLLVVMARVPKSDDHPGGITAFVVEANSEGITVENRNSFMGLRGLENGVTRFHRVRVPAANRIGPEGAGLKIALTTLNTGRLSLPAMCVGAGKWCLKIAREWSAVREQWGRPVARHEAVGAKISFIAATTFALEAVVDLASQLADEDRNDIRIEAALAKLYGSEMACLMADELVQIRGGRGFETAESLAARGERAVAAEQLLRDLRINRIFEGSTEIMHLLIAREAVDAHLKVAGGLIDPDTSLGDKAKAGAQAGAFYARWLPQLVTGPGRLPTSYQEFHPDGHPDLGTHLRYAERASRRLARATFLGMARWQGRMETKQGFLGRIVDIGAELFAMSAACVRAELLRGGGAGHGREAYQLADAFCRQSRLRVEELFGRLWKNTDDIDRKVVGKVLAGAYTWLEEGVIDPSGDAPWIADATPGPSRRENVHRPIP; from the coding sequence ATGACCGCACCACTGGAGAAGGACCGGCCCCCCAGGGTCACCGAGCGGGAGGCCCGGCAGGTCGCCGAGGCCGCCCGCGAACAGGACTGGCGCAAGCCGAGCTTTGCCAAGGAGCTGTTCCTCGGACGGTTCCGGCTCGACCTGATCCACCCGCACCCCCTCCCCGCGGGCGAGGACGTCCGGCGCGGCGAGGAGTTCCTCTCCAGACTCCGCGCCTTCTGCGAATCCTCGGTCGACGGCGCGCGGATCGAACGGGAGGACCGGATCCCCGACGAGGTCATCGACGGGCTGCGGGAGCTCGGCGCGCTCGGCATGAAGATCGACCCCAAGTACGGGGGCCTCGGCCTCACCCAGGTCTACTACAACAAGGCGCTCGCCCTCGTCGGCTCCGCCAGCCCCGCGATCGGCGCCCTGCTCTCCGCGCACCAGTCCATCGGCGTACCGCAGCCGCTGAAGCTCTTCGGCACCCAGGAGCAGAAGGACGCCTTCCTGCCCCGGCTGGCCCGCCACGACATCTCCGCCTTCCTGCTCACCGAGCCGGACGTGGGCTCCGACCCGGCCCGGCTGGCCACCACGGCCCTGCCGGACGGCGATGCGTACGTCCTCGACGGAGTGAAGCTGTGGACGACCAACGGCGTCGTCGCCGACCTCCTGGTGGTGATGGCCCGGGTGCCGAAGTCGGACGACCACCCCGGCGGGATCACCGCCTTCGTCGTCGAGGCGAACAGCGAAGGCATCACCGTCGAGAACCGCAACTCCTTCATGGGGCTGCGCGGTCTGGAGAACGGCGTCACCCGCTTCCACCGGGTCCGGGTCCCGGCGGCCAACCGGATCGGTCCCGAAGGGGCGGGCCTGAAGATCGCCCTCACCACCCTCAACACCGGCCGGCTCTCCTTGCCCGCGATGTGCGTCGGCGCAGGGAAGTGGTGTCTGAAGATCGCCCGCGAATGGTCGGCCGTCCGCGAGCAGTGGGGCCGGCCGGTCGCCCGCCACGAGGCCGTCGGCGCGAAGATCTCCTTCATCGCCGCCACCACCTTCGCCCTCGAAGCCGTCGTCGACCTCGCCTCCCAGCTGGCCGACGAGGACCGCAACGACATCCGTATCGAAGCCGCGCTCGCCAAGCTGTACGGCTCCGAAATGGCCTGCCTGATGGCCGACGAACTGGTCCAGATCCGCGGTGGCCGGGGCTTCGAGACCGCAGAGTCGCTGGCCGCCCGCGGCGAACGGGCCGTCGCCGCCGAACAGCTCCTGCGCGATCTGCGGATCAACCGCATCTTCGAGGGCTCCACCGAGATCATGCACCTGCTGATCGCCCGCGAGGCCGTCGACGCCCATCTCAAGGTCGCGGGCGGGCTCATCGACCCGGACACATCCCTGGGCGACAAGGCGAAGGCGGGCGCCCAGGCGGGGGCGTTCTACGCCCGCTGGCTGCCGCAGCTCGTCACCGGGCCCGGGCGGCTCCCCACCTCGTACCAGGAATTCCACCCCGACGGCCATCCCGACCTGGGCACCCATCTGCGGTACGCCGAACGCGCCTCGCGCCGGCTCGCCCGCGCCACCTTCCTCGGCATGGCCCGCTGGCAGGGCCGGATGGAGACCAAACAGGGCTTCCTCGGCCGGATCGTCGACATCGGCGCCGAGCTGTTCGCGATGAGCGCCGCCTGTGTCCGCGCGGAGCTGCTGCGCGGCGGCGGGGCCGGCCACGGCCGGGAGGCGTACCAGCTGGCCGACGCGTTCTGCCGGCAGTCCAGGCTGCGGGTGGAGGAGCTGTTCGGACGGCTCTGGAAGAACACCGACGACATCGACCGCAAGGTTGTCGGCAAGGTGCTGGCCGGTGCGTACACCTGGCTGGAGGAGGGCGTGATCGACCCCAGCGGGGACGCCCCGTGGATCGCCGACGCCACCCCCGGCCCCTCCCGCCGCGAAAACGTCCACCGCCCGATCCCCTGA
- the dxr gene encoding 1-deoxy-D-xylulose-5-phosphate reductoisomerase, which produces MSDSPSPLADPHTVFAPDPGTGPRDLVVLGSTGSIGTQAIDLVLRNPDRFRVTALSAAGGRVGLLAEQARTLRVAAVAVAREDAVPALREALSAEYGSEPQPEILAGPAAAAELAATDCHTVLNGITGSIGLAPTLAALKAGRTLALANKESLIVGGPLVKELARPGQIIPVDSEHAALFQALAAGTRADVRKLVVTASGGPFRGRTRAELAAVTPADALAHPTWAMGPVITVNSATLVNKGLEVIEAHLLYDIPFDRIEVVVHPQSYVHSMVEFSDGSTLAQATPPDMRGPIAIGVGWPERIPDAAPAFDWTKASTWEFFPLDTEAFPSVGLARHVGELGGTAPAVFNAANEECVDAFLAGKLPFNGIMDTVTEVVTEHGVPARGTRLTVEDVLEAEDRARARARELAAKATAEARA; this is translated from the coding sequence ATGAGCGACAGCCCATCCCCCCTCGCCGATCCGCACACCGTCTTCGCGCCCGACCCGGGCACCGGTCCGCGGGACCTCGTCGTCCTCGGCTCGACCGGCTCCATCGGCACGCAGGCCATCGACCTCGTGCTGCGCAACCCGGACCGGTTCCGGGTGACCGCGCTCTCCGCGGCGGGCGGCCGGGTCGGTCTCCTCGCCGAGCAGGCCAGGACGCTGCGGGTGGCGGCCGTCGCGGTGGCCCGGGAGGACGCCGTACCGGCCCTGCGCGAGGCACTGTCCGCCGAATACGGCAGCGAGCCGCAGCCCGAGATCCTCGCCGGGCCCGCCGCCGCCGCCGAACTGGCCGCCACCGACTGCCACACCGTGCTCAACGGCATCACGGGCTCCATCGGCCTGGCCCCGACGCTCGCCGCGCTGAAGGCCGGGCGCACCCTCGCCCTCGCCAACAAGGAGTCCCTGATCGTCGGCGGGCCGCTGGTCAAGGAGCTGGCCCGGCCCGGTCAGATCATCCCCGTGGACTCCGAGCACGCCGCGCTCTTCCAGGCGCTGGCCGCCGGCACCCGCGCCGATGTGCGCAAGCTGGTGGTCACCGCGTCCGGCGGCCCCTTCCGCGGCCGTACCCGCGCGGAGCTCGCCGCCGTCACCCCCGCCGACGCCCTGGCGCACCCCACCTGGGCGATGGGCCCGGTGATCACGGTCAACAGCGCCACCCTGGTCAACAAGGGCCTCGAAGTCATCGAGGCACATCTGCTGTACGACATCCCCTTCGACCGTATCGAGGTCGTCGTCCACCCCCAGTCGTACGTCCACTCCATGGTGGAGTTCAGCGACGGCTCCACCCTCGCCCAGGCCACCCCGCCCGATATGCGCGGCCCCATCGCCATCGGCGTCGGCTGGCCCGAGCGGATCCCGGACGCCGCCCCCGCCTTCGACTGGACCAAGGCCTCCACCTGGGAGTTCTTCCCGCTGGACACCGAGGCCTTCCCCTCCGTCGGACTCGCCCGCCACGTCGGCGAACTCGGCGGTACCGCCCCCGCCGTGTTCAACGCCGCCAACGAGGAGTGCGTGGACGCGTTCCTCGCCGGAAAGCTGCCGTTCAACGGAATCATGGATACGGTCACGGAGGTCGTCACCGAACACGGGGTGCCCGCGAGGGGAACCCGGCTGACGGTCGAAGACGTCCTGGAGGCGGAGGACCGGGCCCGCGCCCGGGCCCGGGAACTGGCGGCGAAAGCCACGGCGGAGGCGCGCGCATGA
- a CDS encoding M50 family metallopeptidase: protein MTMLLTVLGIAMFAIGLLFSIAWHELGHLSTAKLFGIRVPQYMVGFGPTLWSRKKGETEYGIKAVPLGGYIRMIGMFPPGADGRVEARSTSPWRGMIEDARTAAYEELEPGDENRLFYTRRPWKRVIVMFAGPFMNLVLAVAIFLGVSMTFGFSTQTTEVAGVQQCVISQSADRDTCAAGDPVSPARAAGLQTGDRITAFNGTPVKDWATLSDRIRDTIGPATITVERGGQEVVLNATLRENMVAKKDSDGEVVPGEYVPAGYLGFAAKTEILPLSLGASVDRMGDMLQNGVESIIALPAKVPDLWNAAFADAERKDDSPVGVVGAARISGEVMTLDAPAQNLFAMFLMLLAGFNLSLFLFNMLPLLPLDGGHIAGALWESVRRRIARLFRRPDPGPFDVAKLMPVAYVVAGIFICFTLLVLVADIVNPVKIT, encoded by the coding sequence ATGACGATGTTGTTGACGGTGCTCGGCATCGCGATGTTCGCGATCGGGCTGTTGTTCTCCATCGCCTGGCACGAACTGGGCCATCTGTCGACGGCCAAGCTGTTCGGCATCCGGGTACCGCAGTACATGGTCGGTTTCGGGCCGACCCTGTGGTCCCGGAAGAAGGGCGAGACGGAGTACGGCATCAAGGCCGTCCCCCTCGGCGGCTACATCCGCATGATCGGCATGTTCCCGCCGGGCGCCGACGGACGGGTCGAGGCCCGCTCCACCTCCCCGTGGCGCGGCATGATCGAAGACGCCAGGACCGCCGCGTACGAGGAACTGGAACCCGGCGACGAGAACCGGCTCTTCTACACGCGCAGGCCGTGGAAGCGCGTGATCGTGATGTTCGCCGGGCCCTTTATGAACCTGGTGCTCGCCGTCGCGATCTTCCTCGGCGTCTCGATGACCTTCGGCTTCTCCACCCAGACCACCGAGGTCGCCGGGGTGCAGCAGTGCGTGATCTCGCAGAGCGCCGACCGCGACACCTGCGCCGCGGGCGATCCCGTCTCGCCCGCCCGGGCCGCCGGACTGCAGACCGGCGACAGGATCACCGCGTTCAACGGCACACCGGTGAAGGACTGGGCCACCCTCTCCGACCGGATCCGCGACACCATCGGCCCGGCCACCATCACCGTCGAGCGCGGCGGACAGGAAGTCGTCCTGAACGCGACCCTCCGCGAGAACATGGTGGCCAAGAAGGACTCCGACGGCGAGGTCGTCCCCGGCGAGTACGTACCGGCCGGCTATCTGGGCTTCGCCGCCAAGACCGAGATCCTCCCGCTCTCCCTGGGCGCCTCCGTCGACCGCATGGGCGACATGCTCCAGAACGGCGTCGAGTCGATCATCGCGCTCCCCGCCAAGGTCCCCGACCTGTGGAACGCCGCCTTCGCCGACGCCGAGCGCAAGGACGACTCCCCGGTCGGCGTGGTCGGCGCGGCCCGGATCAGCGGCGAGGTGATGACCCTCGACGCACCCGCGCAGAACCTCTTCGCGATGTTCCTGATGCTGCTCGCGGGCTTCAACCTCTCCCTCTTCCTCTTCAATATGCTGCCGCTGCTGCCGCTGGACGGCGGCCATATCGCGGGGGCGCTCTGGGAGTCCGTACGGCGCCGGATCGCCCGGCTCTTCCGGCGGCCCGACCCCGGCCCGTTCGACGTGGCCAAGCTGATGCCGGTCGCCTATGTCGTCGCGGGCATCTTCATCTGCTTCACCCTGCTGGTTCTGGTCGCCGATATCGTCAATCCGGTCAAAATCACCTGA